A single window of Anaerocolumna chitinilytica DNA harbors:
- a CDS encoding methyl-accepting chemotaxis protein, whose amino-acid sequence MRGKSKKKSLGTKGRMIFILIPVVALSIAGLLIITFMTARNIILDYGSNIVKYQAEANVKEVELWSGQIVSSLTEIKNTLDFKQMDDAETVSYLATTKDRNPNVPLGVYIGSSDNKLLNSFDFTPGADYVVADRDWYKEGEQRDNFAFGAPYTDANTGEYCITASAKLASKDGITRVAAADVYLSEITKEVAGMKVLHSGASMLIDKTEGVILGYKDKDLISKKLDAGSDNALVAGIAKELAKSSKSVFTLKDKNESYLGNITAIEGTSWVLASYVPRSEVLSAINQLIIIVVIGSIMAILLIAFIIERVLHFVIVPIKKVTGTLEEITKGNFGIQVEVKGTNEVAVMTEGLQKFIGTMVLIIQQFNELINKLNDQAESSSEAAENLTNTAKVQSSSMKELNLTVDELAKSIGEVAESASSLALVVSKADSISSDAGRKMKQTVTLSEEGKQKIDKVNLYVQDVEKVIYNLEEAVGDVGKSTKEINEIVHLIGEIATQTNLLSLNAAIEAARAGEAGRGFAVVAEEIRKLAETSSEAVNRISGNIGRINVLVDGTIQKTQESVVSIKNSSDLIKETSSAFEDIYKAVSETDTLVMELGESVKEVDQVAVSVAAITQEQSAGAEEILATSAELLSAANEVAAVSETVGEDASNLALTAADLENKLQFFKLSEQNQ is encoded by the coding sequence ATGAGAGGTAAAAGCAAAAAGAAGAGTTTGGGAACAAAAGGCCGAATGATATTTATTCTTATTCCAGTAGTGGCATTATCCATAGCAGGCCTATTGATAATTACCTTTATGACGGCCAGAAATATTATTCTGGACTATGGTAGCAATATTGTTAAATATCAGGCGGAAGCCAATGTAAAAGAGGTTGAACTCTGGTCAGGACAGATTGTCAGCAGCTTAACAGAAATAAAGAATACACTTGATTTTAAGCAAATGGATGATGCGGAAACGGTAAGTTATCTGGCTACAACAAAGGACAGGAATCCAAATGTGCCTTTAGGGGTATATATAGGGTCAAGTGATAATAAATTGCTGAACTCATTTGATTTTACCCCCGGTGCTGATTATGTGGTAGCAGACAGGGATTGGTATAAGGAAGGGGAACAAAGGGATAATTTTGCTTTTGGAGCACCTTACACAGATGCCAATACCGGAGAGTACTGTATTACGGCTTCGGCAAAATTGGCCTCTAAAGACGGAATTACAAGAGTAGCAGCTGCAGATGTATACTTAAGCGAAATTACAAAGGAAGTAGCAGGAATGAAGGTGCTTCATTCCGGAGCTTCCATGTTGATCGATAAAACAGAAGGTGTAATACTTGGGTATAAGGACAAGGATTTGATCTCAAAGAAACTGGATGCCGGTTCAGATAACGCGCTGGTAGCCGGAATAGCGAAGGAACTGGCAAAAAGCAGTAAGAGTGTCTTTACCTTAAAGGATAAGAATGAATCCTATCTTGGCAATATCACAGCGATAGAAGGAACCAGTTGGGTTCTGGCTTCTTATGTACCAAGAAGCGAAGTGCTCTCAGCCATTAACCAACTTATCATAATAGTGGTAATCGGCTCAATTATGGCAATTTTACTGATAGCGTTCATAATAGAAAGAGTACTCCATTTTGTTATTGTACCAATTAAGAAGGTTACCGGTACCCTCGAAGAGATTACCAAAGGTAATTTTGGAATACAGGTAGAAGTAAAGGGAACGAATGAAGTTGCGGTAATGACGGAAGGACTGCAGAAATTTATCGGTACTATGGTGCTTATCATACAGCAATTTAATGAACTGATAAATAAGTTGAATGACCAGGCGGAAAGCAGCAGTGAAGCCGCCGAGAACCTGACAAATACAGCAAAGGTTCAATCCAGCTCCATGAAGGAGCTGAATCTGACGGTGGATGAACTGGCAAAGTCCATTGGAGAAGTGGCAGAAAGTGCATCCTCTCTGGCACTGGTAGTATCAAAAGCAGATTCCATCAGCAGTGATGCCGGAAGAAAGATGAAACAGACTGTAACATTATCAGAAGAAGGCAAGCAAAAGATTGATAAAGTCAATCTGTATGTACAGGATGTTGAAAAAGTTATATATAATCTGGAAGAAGCCGTAGGTGATGTTGGGAAGTCTACAAAGGAAATTAACGAAATTGTGCATCTGATTGGTGAAATAGCAACCCAGACCAACCTTTTATCTTTAAATGCTGCTATTGAAGCTGCAAGAGCCGGTGAAGCAGGAAGAGGTTTTGCCGTGGTAGCCGAGGAAATCAGAAAGTTAGCAGAGACAAGCTCTGAAGCAGTAAACAGGATATCCGGTAATATCGGAAGGATTAATGTACTTGTAGATGGAACCATCCAAAAAACCCAGGAAAGTGTAGTAAGTATTAAAAACAGCTCCGATTTGATCAAAGAGACCAGTTCGGCCTTTGAAGATATCTATAAAGCAGTTAGTGAAACAGATACCCTTGTAATGGAGTTAGGGGAAAGTGTAAAAGAGGTGGATCAGGTAGCGGTATCTGTTGCAGCAATTACCCAGGAGCAATCCGCAGGAGCGGAAGAGATACTGGCAACTTCTGCAGAACTTTTGTCAGCTGCCAATGAAGTGGCTGCTGTCAGTGAAACAGTGGGTGAAGATGCTTCGAATCTTGCGCTTACTGCCGCTGATTTGGAGAATAAGCTGCAATTTTTCAAACTTTCGGAACAAAACCAATAA
- a CDS encoding cytidine deaminase codes for MDEHNDRKEMNELACRHEGALIPSGKREITGSINPDTCRALIREAIDSLNYSYTPYSGFKVGAALLSKSHKIYKGCNIENASFTPTNCAERTAFFKAVSEGEKEFLAIAIVGGKDGILSDYCSPCGVCRQVMMEFCNPKNFLIILAKSEFDYWIYTLEELLPLGFGPSNLNA; via the coding sequence ATGGATGAGCATAATGATCGAAAAGAAATGAATGAACTTGCATGCAGGCATGAAGGAGCACTAATCCCATCCGGTAAAAGGGAAATAACAGGCAGTATTAATCCGGACACCTGCAGAGCACTGATAAGAGAGGCAATTGACAGCCTGAATTATTCTTATACGCCTTATTCAGGATTTAAAGTAGGAGCTGCCTTATTAAGCAAAAGTCATAAAATTTATAAGGGCTGCAATATTGAAAATGCTTCTTTTACACCTACTAATTGTGCGGAGAGAACAGCCTTCTTTAAGGCAGTCAGTGAGGGTGAGAAAGAATTTTTAGCGATAGCAATTGTAGGCGGCAAGGATGGTATCCTGTCAGATTATTGTTCTCCCTGTGGAGTATGCAGGCAGGTGATGATGGAATTTTGCAATCCGAAGAATTTTCTAATTATCCTTGCGAAATCAGAGTTTGATTATTGGATTTATACACTGGAGGAACTTCTGCCTTTGGGATTTGGACCTTCTAATTTAAATGCATAG
- a CDS encoding GH1 family beta-glucosidase, whose protein sequence is MSFPKNFLWGAAAAAYQIEGGASEDGRGPSIWDVYCHDKTIDPKTGRSNIDNGDTGDIACDHYHRYKEDVALMKEIGLKAYRLSISWTRILPEGKGKINEKGLEFYDNLVDELLEAGIEPYITLFHWDYPQALMKLGGWSNPESVDWFVEYVKIVINRLSDRVTHWITFNEPQCHIIIGHLLGECAPKLKLTYEEVFQAMHHLFLAHGKAVQTIRKYTRKPCKVGYAPCASDVYPVTDSEEDVEAARKAAFDASERHLWNTSWWIDPVILGKYPEEGVKAFAEHFPKALLKKEDLEQICQPLDFLGINLYRGIGIRSSEEGYVRADNKIGYDRTAFKWPVTPKILRYMPKFLYERYKMPIIITENGLSMADWVSLDGKVHDPQRIDFMNRYLLELSKTIEEGIPVNGYFAWSIMDNFEWSQGYGERFGLIHVDFETQLRTLKDSAYWYHNIITTNGECLQGL, encoded by the coding sequence ATGAGTTTTCCAAAGAATTTTCTCTGGGGTGCAGCTGCGGCAGCCTATCAGATTGAAGGTGGTGCATCAGAGGATGGCAGAGGACCCTCAATATGGGATGTTTACTGTCATGATAAGACCATTGACCCCAAAACAGGACGCAGCAATATTGATAACGGCGATACAGGGGATATAGCCTGCGACCACTATCACCGATACAAAGAAGATGTCGCCTTGATGAAGGAAATCGGATTAAAGGCTTACCGTTTATCGATCAGCTGGACACGTATATTGCCGGAGGGTAAGGGAAAAATCAACGAAAAAGGTCTGGAATTTTATGATAATCTGGTAGATGAACTTCTAGAAGCGGGTATTGAGCCTTATATTACCTTGTTTCATTGGGATTATCCTCAGGCACTCATGAAGTTAGGGGGGTGGTCCAATCCTGAAAGCGTTGATTGGTTTGTGGAATATGTAAAGATTGTGATTAATCGTCTTTCCGACCGTGTCACCCACTGGATAACCTTTAATGAACCCCAGTGCCATATAATAATCGGACATCTTTTAGGGGAATGTGCCCCGAAGTTAAAGCTTACCTACGAGGAAGTATTCCAGGCAATGCATCATTTGTTTTTAGCTCATGGAAAAGCAGTGCAGACCATACGAAAGTATACAAGAAAACCTTGTAAAGTAGGATATGCCCCTTGTGCCAGCGATGTATACCCGGTGACGGACAGCGAGGAAGATGTGGAGGCAGCAAGGAAAGCGGCTTTTGACGCTTCCGAAAGACATTTATGGAATACCAGCTGGTGGATAGATCCTGTAATTCTGGGAAAATATCCGGAAGAAGGGGTTAAGGCATTTGCAGAGCATTTTCCGAAAGCACTTTTAAAAAAGGAAGACCTAGAACAAATCTGTCAGCCTCTGGACTTTTTGGGGATTAACCTATATCGGGGAATTGGTATTCGGAGTTCAGAGGAAGGCTATGTGCGTGCAGATAATAAAATTGGCTATGACCGTACTGCCTTTAAATGGCCGGTTACTCCAAAGATTCTCCGTTATATGCCCAAATTTCTTTATGAAAGATATAAGATGCCAATCATTATAACCGAAAATGGACTCTCCATGGCTGACTGGGTAAGCCTTGATGGTAAGGTGCATGACCCGCAGCGGATAGATTTTATGAACCGCTACCTTTTGGAATTATCCAAAACCATAGAGGAAGGTATACCTGTAAACGGATATTTTGCCTGGTCTATTATGGATAACTTTGAGTGGTCACAGGGGTATGGAGAACGATTTGGTTTAATTCATGTTGATTTTGAAACACAACTCCGTACATTAAAAGATTCTGCTTATTGGTATCATAATATAATTACAACAAATGGAGAGTGCCTGCAAGGATTGTAA
- a CDS encoding carbohydrate ABC transporter permease: MVEKSKTFQIVSNIIMILLCLFCVIPIVLLISSSITAEDVLMKGGYRFLPGKIDLTAYKYLLFDTDSIIRGYGVSILVTVVGTLVNLSLTTLLAYPLSKKNLPGRNFISFFVFFTMLFNGGLVPSYMMWTQTFHIKNTIWALIVPNLMLGAFNIIMMRAYFTTNIPEEVLEAAKVDGAGETRILLRIVLPMSLPILATLVLLVGLGYWNDWVNGLYYVNKDEFYSIQVFLNKMLQNIEMLKKAAAAGAAAAPMPSTSIRMAVAVIGAVPVLIVYPFFQRYFVKGIVVGAVKG, translated from the coding sequence ATGGTAGAAAAAAGCAAAACATTTCAAATAGTTTCTAACATAATAATGATATTATTATGCCTGTTCTGTGTTATTCCGATTGTACTGCTTATCAGCTCCTCCATTACGGCAGAGGATGTGCTGATGAAGGGCGGTTATCGTTTCCTTCCGGGAAAAATTGATCTGACCGCTTACAAATATCTTTTATTTGATACGGATTCCATTATCAGAGGATATGGAGTCTCTATCCTTGTCACCGTGGTAGGTACACTAGTAAACTTAAGTCTTACTACCTTATTGGCATACCCCTTATCAAAGAAGAATTTGCCGGGTCGGAATTTTATATCATTCTTTGTGTTCTTTACCATGCTCTTTAATGGAGGCCTGGTTCCTTCTTATATGATGTGGACTCAGACATTTCATATAAAGAACACCATATGGGCTTTAATTGTACCGAATCTGATGCTTGGTGCTTTTAATATTATCATGATGAGAGCTTATTTTACCACTAACATACCGGAGGAGGTTTTGGAAGCCGCGAAAGTGGATGGAGCAGGTGAGACCCGTATACTGCTGCGAATTGTACTTCCTATGTCACTTCCTATTCTTGCGACGCTTGTACTTTTGGTTGGCCTTGGTTATTGGAATGACTGGGTAAATGGTTTATACTATGTGAATAAAGATGAATTCTACAGCATTCAGGTTTTTCTAAATAAGATGCTTCAAAATATTGAAATGCTGAAAAAAGCCGCTGCAGCAGGTGCTGCCGCAGCACCCATGCCCTCTACCTCAATCCGTATGGCAGTAGCAGTTATTGGTGCTGTTCCGGTTCTTATTGTATATCCATTCTTCCAACGGTATTTTGTTAAGGGAATTGTTGTAGGTGCTGTGAAAGGCTGA
- a CDS encoding ABC transporter permease: MKNPHSKTTYNLRQMKKFLPFYLMMLPGILYLVINNYIPMFGIVMAFKKFDFKLGMFKSPSIGLKNFEFLFATKAAFTITRNTLAYNAVFILLGTIVSIAVAILLNEIRSDKAKKLYQTVILTPFLISIVVVSYIVYGFLNTQTGYINHAILPLLGMKSISWYSEPKYWPFILVIVQLWKSFGYNCIIYYATIVGIDKGYYEAAVIDGAGRFQQIRYITLPGLKVTIITLTLMAIGRIFYSDFGLFYQVPMNSGVLVDVTNTIDTYVYRGLTQLNNLGMAAAAGFYQSIIGFLLVLGANGIVRRLSKENALF; the protein is encoded by the coding sequence ATGAAAAACCCCCACAGCAAAACAACATATAATCTCAGACAAATGAAAAAATTCCTGCCCTTTTATCTGATGATGCTCCCAGGAATTTTATATCTGGTAATCAATAATTATATTCCTATGTTTGGAATTGTGATGGCATTTAAAAAATTTGACTTTAAATTAGGAATGTTTAAAAGTCCTTCCATCGGCCTAAAGAACTTCGAATTCCTATTTGCTACGAAAGCAGCCTTTACAATAACCCGTAATACCTTAGCTTATAATGCCGTATTTATTCTACTTGGTACGATAGTATCCATAGCAGTGGCAATTCTGTTAAATGAAATCAGGTCGGACAAAGCGAAAAAGCTGTACCAGACGGTGATTCTGACCCCCTTTCTGATTTCAATTGTTGTAGTTAGCTATATTGTCTACGGATTTTTAAATACTCAGACAGGTTACATCAACCATGCCATACTGCCTCTTCTTGGAATGAAATCAATTTCCTGGTATTCGGAACCGAAATATTGGCCTTTTATTCTGGTCATTGTTCAACTCTGGAAAAGCTTCGGTTATAACTGCATTATCTATTATGCCACTATCGTGGGAATAGATAAAGGTTACTATGAAGCGGCTGTCATTGACGGGGCTGGACGTTTTCAGCAGATACGCTATATTACACTGCCGGGCTTAAAAGTTACCATAATAACATTGACCCTAATGGCAATTGGGCGTATTTTCTATTCGGATTTTGGTTTATTCTATCAGGTTCCTATGAACAGCGGGGTTTTGGTGGATGTTACGAATACTATTGATACTTATGTTTATAGAGGACTGACACAGTTAAACAATCTGGGTATGGCTGCTGCGGCAGGCTTTTACCAGTCTATAATAGGTTTTCTTCTGGTCCTTGGCGCCAATGGTATCGTGCGAAGACTCAGCAAGGAAAATGCATTGTTTTAA
- a CDS encoding ABC transporter substrate-binding protein, whose protein sequence is MKTIVGKKIAALFITVAMLTAALAGCSKSGDSSGASGDKKEEAQGKEDMYTVTVYAPYAATTEDCDAIAAKISEITEKEIGCKVELVRNVTKEQLNLALTSGEKLDLFYAFPWEVSLSSMASSNQIVAMDDLLKQYGSDMQNSISADDFKCVTVGGKVYGIPMNKDKAQARGFLMDKAIADEVGIDYTVKKTYAELEADLQKVKDAHPDIWPVVANAGTMMRPLPVDTLGDNLGVLENALGDSTQVVNLYDSNSYKEYVGYMYKWAQNGLMMPDAANTTESYDALIRSGVGFGTFTPIKAGFEAEETRKCGKDIVAVTMYDAHSITTMVNAAWCIANNSKNPDKAMQMLNLMYTNPEVANLFVNGIEGKNYKYVDKEKNIITYADGIDASNTGYSVVGWAWPNEQITSVWQGDDADVWTKLGEFNKAAKSSPAKGFVWDNSKVLNEVTASQNVISKYEASLDCGSVNPDEALPKMNEELKSAGLDKIIKEKQQQLDAWLAANK, encoded by the coding sequence ATGAAAACTATAGTTGGTAAAAAAATAGCAGCGTTGTTCATAACAGTGGCAATGCTTACCGCAGCCCTTGCAGGCTGCAGCAAATCGGGAGATTCATCCGGTGCTTCAGGAGATAAGAAAGAGGAAGCACAGGGAAAAGAGGATATGTACACAGTAACAGTTTATGCACCTTACGCGGCTACCACGGAGGATTGTGATGCAATTGCTGCTAAGATCAGCGAAATAACGGAAAAAGAGATTGGCTGTAAAGTTGAATTGGTACGAAATGTAACGAAGGAACAGTTAAATCTTGCTCTTACTTCCGGAGAAAAACTGGATTTATTCTATGCATTTCCCTGGGAAGTATCACTTTCTTCCATGGCTTCCAGTAATCAGATAGTCGCTATGGATGATCTGCTGAAACAATACGGAAGTGATATGCAAAACTCCATATCGGCTGATGATTTTAAATGTGTGACGGTGGGTGGCAAAGTATATGGTATCCCTATGAACAAAGACAAAGCCCAGGCTAGAGGCTTTTTAATGGATAAAGCCATTGCAGATGAAGTAGGAATCGATTACACCGTAAAGAAAACCTATGCTGAATTGGAAGCTGACCTGCAAAAGGTCAAAGATGCTCATCCTGATATCTGGCCGGTTGTAGCAAATGCCGGTACAATGATGAGACCTCTTCCGGTGGATACCCTGGGTGACAATCTTGGAGTTCTTGAGAACGCCTTGGGAGATAGCACACAGGTTGTGAATCTTTATGATTCTAATTCCTATAAAGAGTATGTAGGTTATATGTATAAATGGGCTCAGAATGGACTTATGATGCCGGATGCGGCAAATACGACGGAATCCTATGATGCGCTTATTCGTTCCGGTGTAGGTTTTGGTACCTTTACCCCAATCAAGGCCGGATTTGAAGCGGAAGAAACAAGAAAATGCGGTAAGGATATTGTTGCTGTAACCATGTATGATGCACATTCTATCACAACAATGGTGAATGCTGCCTGGTGTATTGCAAACAACAGCAAGAACCCGGATAAGGCAATGCAGATGCTCAATCTGATGTACACCAATCCGGAAGTAGCCAATCTATTTGTTAATGGCATTGAAGGAAAGAATTACAAATATGTAGATAAAGAGAAAAATATTATAACATATGCAGATGGCATTGACGCCTCCAATACAGGCTATTCCGTTGTTGGCTGGGCTTGGCCAAACGAACAGATAACCTCCGTATGGCAGGGAGATGATGCGGATGTTTGGACAAAGCTTGGTGAATTTAACAAAGCTGCCAAATCCTCACCGGCAAAGGGCTTTGTTTGGGATAATTCCAAGGTGTTAAATGAAGTGACTGCCTCTCAAAATGTAATCAGTAAATATGAAGCCAGTCTGGACTGCGGTTCTGTCAATCCTGACGAAGCACTTCCGAAAATGAATGAAGAGTTAAAATCAGCAGGACTTGATAAGATAATTAAAGAAAAGCAACAGCAGTTAGATGCCTGGCTGGCAGCTAATAAATAA
- a CDS encoding response regulator transcription factor translates to MTVLIVDDQTVVVSGILFGIDWSRLKIDRTLKAYNAYEAKKILQEYQVDIMLCDIEMPVENGLSLYAWTKEQNMDLECIFLTAHADFMYAKEAIRLGSFEYILQPARYEEVENAILRAMEKLHVKRKKTEYSSYGKALFEKKDVLMEGLLKEVFLGKGQDVNASCQTLETLGVHLKTGRLGYSCLVHIQRWSMAIDTWESQLLRYTMNNVVSELFSYYGQKILLLQIDRENYVFAVYTEEVHEMDEESVYRQLGQLLEVYEKYFLCRIACYFKSCKEVTELPQSIEKLIKQKEDNVALLSKVFLPEQAGKIIEKEERNQNLCEGLEELLLNGAAEGLQKEAFLILDRMYQEEGLGADFLRRFYHEFMQLVYSVSDRLGIKPSQIFESQEVLKKSLTAYTSVEEMKWLVKYIAAFFNETQTSDEKQKNQIDTILQYIRSNLDKDIRRGDIAGLVFLNQNYVSRLFKNEMGISLKEYIIQEKMKSAQILLKGTHMSISMIATKVGYSNFSHFSQTYKKIMGVAPVDDRMREDN, encoded by the coding sequence ATGACAGTACTAATCGTAGATGACCAGACCGTTGTAGTCAGTGGAATACTATTTGGAATTGATTGGAGCAGATTAAAGATTGATCGTACGCTGAAGGCTTATAATGCCTACGAGGCAAAAAAAATTCTGCAGGAATATCAGGTTGATATTATGCTTTGTGATATCGAGATGCCGGTGGAAAACGGCTTAAGCCTTTATGCCTGGACCAAGGAGCAAAATATGGATCTGGAATGTATATTCCTGACAGCCCATGCTGATTTTATGTATGCGAAAGAAGCAATACGTCTTGGAAGCTTTGAGTATATCCTGCAGCCCGCCCGCTATGAAGAAGTTGAAAATGCTATCCTTCGCGCTATGGAAAAACTCCATGTAAAAAGGAAGAAGACAGAATATTCTTCTTATGGAAAGGCACTCTTTGAGAAAAAAGATGTGCTTATGGAAGGACTATTAAAGGAAGTATTTTTGGGGAAAGGTCAGGATGTTAATGCTTCCTGTCAGACCCTGGAGACTTTGGGAGTACATCTTAAGACCGGCAGATTGGGATATTCCTGCCTGGTTCATATCCAAAGATGGAGTATGGCAATTGATACCTGGGAATCACAGCTGTTGCGCTATACTATGAATAATGTGGTTTCGGAGCTGTTTTCCTATTATGGACAGAAGATTCTGCTGTTACAAATTGACAGGGAAAATTATGTATTTGCTGTATATACGGAAGAAGTCCATGAAATGGATGAGGAATCGGTTTACCGGCAGTTAGGGCAGCTTCTTGAGGTATATGAGAAGTATTTTCTCTGTAGAATTGCCTGTTATTTCAAAAGCTGCAAGGAGGTAACGGAATTGCCTCAAAGCATTGAAAAGCTGATAAAACAAAAGGAAGATAATGTAGCGCTTTTAAGCAAGGTGTTCTTGCCGGAGCAGGCTGGAAAGATAATAGAAAAAGAAGAAAGAAATCAGAATTTATGTGAGGGCTTGGAAGAACTTCTGCTAAACGGAGCGGCGGAGGGACTTCAGAAGGAAGCTTTTTTGATTCTAGACCGCATGTACCAGGAAGAAGGGCTTGGAGCGGACTTTCTCAGAAGGTTCTATCATGAATTTATGCAGTTGGTTTACTCTGTTTCAGACCGGCTTGGTATAAAACCCAGTCAGATCTTTGAGAGCCAGGAGGTCTTAAAAAAATCCCTGACGGCATATACCTCCGTAGAGGAAATGAAATGGCTGGTAAAATATATTGCTGCTTTCTTTAATGAAACCCAGACCTCCGATGAAAAACAAAAGAATCAGATAGATACCATATTGCAGTATATCAGGAGTAATCTGGATAAGGATATAAGGCGCGGGGATATTGCCGGGCTGGTATTTTTAAACCAGAATTATGTTTCAAGGCTGTTTAAAAATGAAATGGGGATTTCGTTGAAAGAGTATATTATACAAGAGAAGATGAAATCTGCCCAGATTTTATTAAAAGGCACTCATATGTCCATCAGCATGATTGCCACTAAGGTAGGCTATTCGAATTTCTCTCATTTTTCTCAGACTTATAAAAAAATTATGGGTGTGGCACCTGTGGATGACCGGATGAGGGAGGATAACTAA
- a CDS encoding sensor histidine kinase, with the protein MKRLTKRTTKGQIMLIMFLLVVPLLAMLLLYNVYMLQVVNKKITQNNENTIYLYETLLEQDIDSAQYYLSNSLANDRSFLRWNYQLNTLEVYMCGQDILEKYDDYFTTHKNTIGILFAYSQRYNKFRISYNGVDTYKYKQKTAIKDYIYKIIKENKISSGWSIYDIDGSRYVMLILKNGTTYAGAVMNFDLVIKPQDKLGYKGMDLLAYTSMDGRPLIYEDYLKKNGIEIKQSKRNYYISGNNHDFMIVQRPFLDGGINQLYITHYQGLLNYMDISQLILLAMSVLITLALPFIYLILRRTYFLPMNRLISTMESIKEGNMEAKMSENYTIDEFLQVSKTFNEMIEQIKWMRIAAYEKEMEMKNTQMQYLQIQIRPHFFLNCLKNFYALAEQKKYQEIQNMILVLSDYLRRMFRNNSVRISVSSEMENVRNYILLQQMSLSNPPSCNIDIDTSLMDFQIPPLSILTFVENSVKHGGQLDRNLIISVRISLIKDESESFVCITILDNGMGFSDEVLGKINGTNGELDRENIGISNVKKRIELIYGERGTILFSRSNGSCIEIYLPYENKEAENDSTNRR; encoded by the coding sequence ATGAAGAGATTGACCAAGAGGACAACAAAGGGACAGATAATGCTGATAATGTTTCTATTAGTGGTGCCTTTGCTGGCAATGCTGCTTCTTTACAATGTATATATGCTTCAGGTGGTTAATAAAAAGATTACCCAGAATAACGAGAATACGATATATTTATACGAAACCCTTTTGGAGCAGGACATTGACAGCGCCCAATACTATTTGTCCAATTCCTTAGCCAATGACAGGAGCTTTTTAAGGTGGAATTACCAGCTAAATACACTGGAAGTATACATGTGCGGTCAGGATATCCTGGAGAAATACGACGATTATTTTACTACCCATAAAAATACAATCGGTATTTTATTTGCTTATTCCCAGAGGTATAATAAGTTCCGGATAAGCTATAATGGAGTTGATACTTATAAATATAAGCAAAAGACTGCTATAAAGGATTATATCTATAAAATAATCAAAGAGAATAAGATAAGCTCCGGCTGGTCTATATATGATATAGACGGCAGCAGATATGTGATGCTGATACTTAAGAATGGGACGACCTATGCCGGTGCTGTAATGAATTTTGACCTGGTGATAAAGCCTCAGGACAAGTTGGGTTATAAGGGGATGGATTTGCTTGCCTACACTTCCATGGACGGAAGACCTCTTATCTATGAGGATTATTTAAAGAAAAACGGGATAGAGATAAAACAGTCAAAGAGAAACTATTATATATCCGGCAATAACCATGATTTTATGATTGTGCAGAGGCCGTTTTTGGATGGGGGAATCAATCAGCTCTATATTACTCATTACCAGGGGCTCCTCAACTATATGGATATCAGTCAGTTGATTCTGCTGGCAATGTCGGTCCTTATTACTCTGGCCCTGCCCTTTATTTATCTGATACTTCGAAGAACTTATTTTTTGCCAATGAACCGGTTAATCTCAACTATGGAATCCATTAAGGAAGGCAATATGGAAGCTAAAATGAGTGAGAATTATACAATCGATGAATTCTTACAGGTAAGCAAGACCTTCAATGAAATGATTGAACAAATTAAATGGATGAGAATAGCCGCTTATGAAAAAGAAATGGAAATGAAAAACACGCAGATGCAGTATCTGCAGATTCAGATAAGACCACATTTCTTTTTGAATTGTCTGAAGAATTTTTACGCACTTGCAGAACAGAAAAAATATCAGGAAATCCAGAACATGATACTGGTGCTCTCCGATTATCTTAGGAGGATGTTCCGCAATAATTCTGTACGGATTTCAGTATCCAGCGAGATGGAGAACGTAAGGAATTATATTCTTTTACAGCAGATGAGCCTTTCCAATCCGCCCAGCTGCAATATTGATATTGACACAAGTCTTATGGATTTTCAGATACCACCTCTGTCTATCCTGACCTTTGTGGAGAATTCTGTGAAACATGGAGGACAGCTGGACAGGAACCTGATAATATCCGTAAGAATCTCATTAATAAAAGATGAATCGGAATCCTTTGTATGCATTACTATCTTAGATAACGGTATGGGTTTTTCCGATGAAGTATTGGGAAAGATTAACGGAACAAACGGGGAACTGGACAGAGAAAATATCGGTATAAGCAATGTAAAGAAAAGAATAGAATTAATATACGGAGAGCGGGGAACTATTCTGTTCAGCCGGTCCAATGGCTCCTGTATAGAAATCTATCTACCCTATGAGAATAAAGAGGCAGAAAATGACAGTACTAATCGTAGATGA